One window from the genome of Salvia splendens isolate huo1 chromosome 9, SspV2, whole genome shotgun sequence encodes:
- the LOC121746542 gene encoding putative germin-like protein 2-1, with translation MKMGLCAIAVLLSWASIAYAADPNPLQDFCVALPDNKSDVFVNGKFCKDPNLVVAEDFLFQGLNIPGNTSNQLGSAVTAVNVNQLPGLNTLGVSLARLDFAPYGLNPPHTHPRATEAFLLLEGALYVGFVTSNPANANQRNKLFTKYLKAGDVFVFPQGLIHFQINVGKTNAVAFAGFGSQNPGVITIANAVFGSDPKINPDVLAKAFQVEKNIIDYLQAQFWPNN, from the exons ATGAAGATGGGTTTGTGCGCCATTGCTGTTTTGTTGTCGTGGGCTTCAATCGCATATGCAGCAGATCCCAACCCTCTTCAGGATTTCTGTGTTGCTCTTCCTGATAACAAGTCTGATG TTTTTGTGAATGGGAAGTTTTGCAAGGACCCCAACTTGGTGGTTGCGGAGGATTTCCTTTTCCAAGGTCTCAACATTCCCGGAAACACATCCAACCAGCTCGGCTCGGCTGTGACTGCAGTGAACGTTAATCAACTTCCAGGCCTCAACACGCTGGGCGTTTCCTTGGCCCGGCTCGACTTCGCCCCCTACGGGTTAAACCCACCCCACACCCACCCTCGTGCAACGGAAGCCTTCCTGTTGTTGGAAGGAGCACTCTACGTGGGGTTCGTCACTTCCAATCCCGCTAATGCTAACCAGAGGAACAAGCTCTTCACCAAGTACTTGAAAGCCGGAGATGTCTTCGTCTTCCCACAAGGTCTCATCCACTTCCAGATCAACGTCGGCAAGACCAACGCCGTTGCTTTTGCTGGCTTCGGTAGCCAGAATCCGGGAGTCATTACCATTGCCAACGCGGTGTTTGGGTCGGACCCGAAGATCAACCCTGATGTGTTGGCCAAGGCCTTCCAAGTTGAGAAGAACATCATCGATTACCTCCAGGCTCAGTTCTGGCCCAATAACTAA
- the LOC121747855 gene encoding putative germin-like protein 2-1 — protein MKIGFTFSVVAALLSWASIAYAADPNPLQDFCVALPDNKADVFVNGKFCKDPNLVVAEDFLFQGLNIPGNTSNQLGSAVTAVNVNQLPGLNTLGVSLARLDFAPYGLNPPHTHPRATEAFFLLEGELYVGFVTSNPANANQRNKLFTKYLKAGDVFVFPQGLIHFQINVGKTNAVAFAGFGSQNPGVITIANAVFGSDPKINPDVLAKAFQVEKNIIDYLQAQFWPNSN, from the exons ATGAAGATTGGTTTTACTTTTTCCGTCGTTGCTGCTCTGTTGTCGTGGGCTTCGATTGCATATGCAGCAGATCCGAACCCCCTTCAGGATTTCTGCGTTGCTCTTCCAGATAACAAGGCCGATG TTTTTGTGAATGGGAAGTTTTGCAAAGACCCCAACTTGGTGGTTGCGGAGGATTTCCTTTTCCAGGGTCTCAACATTCCCGGAAACACATCCAACCAGCTCGGATCGGCCGTGACCGCAGTCAACGTTAATCAGCTTCCAGGCCTCAACACGCTGGGTGTTTCCTTGGCTCGGCTCGACTTCGCCCCCTACGGGTTGAACCCACCCCACACTCACCCGCGTGCAACTGAAGCTTTCTTCTTGTTGGAAGGGGAACTCTACGTGGGGTTCGTTACTTCCAATCCCGCTAATGCTAACCAGAGGAACAAGCTCTTCACCAAGTACTTGAAAGCCGGTGATGTCTTCGTCTTCCCGCAAGGCCTCATCCACTTCCAGATCAACGTCGGCAAGACCAACGCTGTTGCTTTTGCTGGCTTCGGTAGCCAGAATCCGGGCGTCATTACCATTGCCAACGCAGTGTTTGGGTCGGACCCGAAGATCAACCCTGATGTGTTGGCCAAGGCCTTCCAAGTTGAGAAGAATATCATCGATTACCTCCAGGCTCAGTTCTGGCCCAACTCCAACTAA
- the LOC121747856 gene encoding putative germin-like protein 2-1 has protein sequence MKIGFTFSVVAALLSWASIAYAADPNPLQDFCVALPDNMADVFVNGKFCKDPNLVVAEDFLFQGLNIPGNTSNQLGSAVTAVNVNQLPGLNTLGVSLARLDFAPYGLNPPHTHPRATEAFLLLEGELYVGFVTSNPANANQRNKLFTKYLKAGDVFVFPQGLIHFQINVGKINAVAFAGFGSQNPGVITIANAVFGSDPKINPDVLAKAFQVEKNIIDYLQAQFWPNSN, from the exons ATGAAGATTGGTTTTACTTTTTCCGTCGTTGCTGCTCTGTTGTCGTGGGCTTCGATTGCATATGCAGCAGATCCGAACCCTCTTCAGGATTTCTGCGTTGCTCTTCCTGATAACATGGCCGATG TTTTTGTGAATGGGAAGTTTTGCAAAGACCCCAACTTGGTGGTTGCGGAGGATTTCCTATTCCAGGGTCTCAACATTCCCGGAAACACATCCAACCAGCTCGGATCGGCCGTGACTGCAGTCAACGTTAATCAGCTTCCGGGCCTCAACACGCTGGGCGTTTCTTTGGCCCGGCTCGACTTCGCCCCCTACGGGTTAAACCCACCCCACACCCACCCTCGCGCAACTGAAGCATTCCTGTTGTTGGAAGGGGAACTCTACGTGGGTTTCGTCACTTCCAATCCCGCTAATGCAAACCAGAGGAACAAGCTCTTCACCAAGTACTTGAAAGCCGGAGATGTCTTCGTCTTCCCACAAGGCCTCATCCACTTCCAGATAAACGTCGGCAAGATCAACGCTGTTGCTTTTGCTGGCTTCGGTAGCCAGAATCCGGGCGTCATTACCATTGCCAACGCGGTGTTTGGGTCGGACCCGAAGATCAACCCTGATGTGTTGGCCAAGGCCTTCCAAGTTGAGAAGAATATCATCGATTACCTTCAGGCTCAGTTCTGGCCCAACTCCAACTAA
- the LOC121747476 gene encoding putative germin-like protein 2-1, whose protein sequence is MKMGLCAIAVLLSWASIAYAADPNPLQDFCVALPDNKSDVFVNGEFCKDPNLVVAEDFLFQGLNIPGNTSNQLGSAVTAVNVNQLPGLNTLGVSLARLDFAPYGLNPPHTHPRATEAFLLLEGALYVGFVTSNPANANQRNKLFTKYLKAGDVFVFPQGLIHFQINVGKTNAVAFAGFGSQNPGVITIANAVFGSDPKINPDVLAKAFQVEKNIIDYLQAQFWPNN, encoded by the exons ATGAAGATGGGTTTATGCGCCATTGCTGTTCTGTTGTCGTGGGCTTCAATCGCATATGCAGCAGATCCCAACCCTCTTCAGGATTTCTGTGTTGCTCTTCCTGATAACAAGTCTGATG TTTTTGTGAATGGGGAGTTTTGCAAGGACCCCAACTTGGTGGTTGCGGAGGATTTCCTTTTCCAGGGTCTCAACATTCCCGGAAACACATCCAACCAGCTCGGCTCGGCTGTGACTGCAGTGAACGTTAATCAACTTCCAGGCCTCAACACGCTGGGCGTTTCCTTGGCCCGGCTCGACTTCGCCCCCTACGGGTTAAACCCACCCCACACCCACCCTCGTGCAACGGAAGCCTTCCTGTTGTTGGAAGGAGCACTCTACGTGGGGTTCGTCACTTCCAATCCCGCTAATGCTAACCAGAGGAACAAGCTCTTCACCAAGTACTTGAAAGCCGGAGATGTCTTCGTCTTCCCACAAGGTCTCATCCACTTCCAGATCAACGTCGGCAAGACCAACGCCGTTGCTTTTGCTGGCTTCGGTAGCCAGAATCCGGGAGTCATTACCATTGCCAACGCGGTGTTTGGGTCGGACCCGAAGATCAACCCTGATGTGTTGGCCAAGGCCTTCCAAGTTGAGAAGAACATCATCGATTACCTCCAGGCTCAGTTCTGGCCCAACAACTAA
- the LOC121747226 gene encoding putative germin-like protein 2-1, producing the protein MKIGFTLSVVAVLLSCASIAYAADPNPLQDFCVALPDNKAGVFVNGKFCKDPNMVVAEDFLFQGLNIPGNTSNQLGSAVTAVNVNQLPGLNTLGVSLARLDFAPYGLNPPHTHPRATEAFFLLEGELYVGVVTSNPANANQRNKLFTKYLKAGDVFVFPQGLIHFQINVGKTNAVAFAGFGSQNPGVITIANAVFGSDPKINPDVLAKAFQVEKNIIDYLQAQFWPNSN; encoded by the exons ATGAAGATTGGTTTTACTTTGTCCGTCGTTGCTGTTCTGTTGTCGTGCGCTTCGATTGCATATGCAGCAGATCCGAACCCCCTTCAAGATTTCTGCGTTGCTCTTCCTGATAACAAGGCCGGTG TTTTTGTGAATGGGAAGTTTTGCAAAGACCCCAACATGGTGGTTGCGGAGGATTTCCTTTTCCAGGGTCTCAACATTCCCGGAAACACATCCAACCAGCTCGGATCGGCCGTGACCGCAGTCAACGTTAATCAGCTTCCAGGCCTCAACACGCTAGGTGTTTCCTTGGCCCGGCTCGACTTCGCCCCCTACGGGTTGAACCCACCCCACACTCACCCGCGTGCAACTGAAGCTTTCTTCTTGTTGGAAGGGGAACTCTACGTGGGGGTCGTTACTTCCAATCCCGCTAATGCTAACCAGAGGAACAAGCTCTTCACCAAGTACTTGAAAGCCGGAGATGTCTTCGTCTTCCCACAAGGCCTCATCCACTTCCAGATCAACGTCGGCAAGACCAATGCTGTTGCTTTTGCTGGCTTCGGTAGCCAAAATCCGGGCGTCATTACCATTGCCAACGCAGTGTTTGGGTCGGACCCGAAGATCAACCCTGATGTGTTGGCCAAGGCCTTCCAAGTTGAGAAGAATATCATCGATTACCTCCAGGCTCAGTTCTGGCCCAACTCCAACTAA